One Citrus sinensis cultivar Valencia sweet orange chromosome 5, DVS_A1.0, whole genome shotgun sequence genomic window, taatTATGGTTCGTAAATAATATGCATAGTTtaactatataataaattagttaattaataagtaaatttattaatttaaatagatattaataaatgtaagaataatttatttaattgaaaaccTAATTcaatagtattaaaaaaaagaatattatggAATTATATgtcaagattttaaaatttttaatttttcttattttgcataaacaagAGGGGTATTCAATGTTAATAACCTAAAATCACATCTAAGCCATTTCTACAACTCTTGCGTTAGATCCAACGGTGAATttcaaaaagacaaaaaatgggGCACCAAACCCCAGGGATAACGTAGCTGACCCTTAAATATAATAAGTTTAAGGACCTTGCTACGTTACAGACTCTGTATGTAACGCAGCAAATGAGGAGCATCCACGCGTTGCAGGAGAGAGGAAAAATTGTTGGAATTTAGCTGATACAAGACTAATTTCCATTGAGCTGTTAcatacagaatctgtaaggtaGTTTTGTCCTAAGTTTAATGTTTCAAGTTACAAAATCCCAAAATCCCATATTCACAATCACCTTTTTTGGTTTGGCAAAGCCAAAGTACATGGATGTGACCAAAAGGACCTTCAAGTTTtctaaataagtaaaattcaCATTTTACTTGATGTATCAATAGTAATTTGACAGTGGACTTTCATCCCCAGTATGTACTTTCAACGAAAATCATTGCTGAGATTAGTAGATTtgagttaataaattttgtgaaCTCATAGtcgagtaaaaaaaaaaaaaaaattgcagctACACATGATAATAAGGTCGCTTTAAGTACCAAGCAGCTTCTTCCATCTGGCATATCCGAGAACGAGCAAGAAAAGCAATACACAAGCTGTTGTGGTGCTCCCAACAAAGATTTCGAATATCCCGTCAGTTTCGTACAATTGACAAGGGATGTTCATTCCGAATATCCCGGCTATCAAGGTATTGGCAGCTATAGCAAACGATGCAATGGTCAATATCAGCTGGAGCTGGATGAGTTCATTTCTTTGGTTGTCAAGTTGAATGTTGACATAGTCTTCTGTGTCATCAATATACTCACGAACCTGTAAATGAAATAGAAaccaaaacaaagaaattaagatcAAGGGAATGAACTAAATAATCATCAAGCATGAATAAAAGATATAATTGTTGAAACACCAAAAGATTTTCTGGACCGTGTTAATGCATGTATCTCAGATACAATCTTGGATGCTCATCAGTAGAAAGTTTCTACAACATTATAAGCGTCTAATACCCAAATCTGAGTTAATATTCAGGTAGGTCATCATTTTTCTGTAATTAATATCATCTATATTCCTCGTTTCCACTTTGGTCTAtatagataattttaaaagttgaaCCATCATCAaccaaacaaaacaacaaTCTAATCCTAATCAGATTTCcgttttcctttttctccttTCCCCCTCTTCTAAAAGTATCCATACCTAAATCAGAATGTATTAAAGCTACTGTTTACTAGTTTCAAGGATGCATCCAAACTTAAATGCCACACAAAATTTTCTCCGAGCTTCtcaaatgaaaatgtgtatgAAGAAAACTAATTCCACACAAAATTAGCCACAAGAAAGTTTTGCTATATAAAACTATAGTAAAATTTCTCATGATTGTGTAAAAGAAGCACGAAGCAACTGACAGCTGGTCATTGAAAACAAATGAATCTTCCGCTCTAGGTTACACTAATGACATATATTTGCGTGATAATCAAGAAGGAAAATACTCACAGACAATATCTTGTTGCGTGTTCCATCAAGCTGCATGAAGTAAGCCTCAAGCAACATCTCCAGGTCTTCTACATCATTATCATCCATTAAGTTACTACTCACCAAACTTCCACTCCTGTTAGAGCTAAGTCGACGAAGATGGGATGCTTTAGGGACAATACTATTCGAAGCTGCAGGCCCTGGCAAAGCCTCAGCTTGTTGATTCTGGATCCGCCTCCTtgttaaatataaatgagCCATATCTTCGTTGTCGTCCAGTAAATGTTCAATCTCATCTCTAACCTGGCATTAAGCAGATAAAAGCACCTcatttcaaataatcaaacaaAGAGACAATGATTCAGCTGCAATAACTATCTTAAAGGAAGCATGTGCCCATTTCAAGTGCAAAAACTTTCTACAGCAGAATCTGAGGATAATAATTATCGTATTGGGACTAGGATATTTCTctcctttttaaaaaaaataaaagaagtgttcatcattctataattatcttaaatcaacaaaaggccaaaaaaatcaactacAGCGACCTAGATTACCAAATTCTACGTGATGGAAttactaaaattaatcttgTACCTACATATAAACATATCCGATagctttttcctttctttgacACCCAGAAATCCCTTGACCTTCTATGTTGAAAATAAGGTTGAACTCTACAGCTGTAATAGCTAGGAAATGAATAGGGCATAAATATCCCAGGAAGGTGGACCAAAGGTTTTTGAATCCCTGACCTCTTGGTTTAATCCAAGGTCAATAATCACTCAAGCCCTTGGGGTTTAAAGATATCCATGAGTTAGATATAAACTTGTAACAAGTGACTTTGCTCTAAGTTTAGGAATTAATGCAAAGACAGACCTTCAATAAGAGCTGAAGTAATAtccataaatataaaactgcACATAGCCATTTAGTGAAAAGGAGTAAAAGTATAATACCAACAGCtgaaaattggaaaaatacaaatttgacACCCCAAAGTAAACCGGGTTATACGACTAGAATTAAAGAAAGGGAGCTCTAATTAACCTTCCCATCGTATGTCCataagctatatatatatatacatagtatacatatataattgaaaCGGATACCTGTACtcaaatcttaaattaatagtcggtgatattattttcatttttgaccATCTTTCAACAGTTGAAATACATTCATTAGCAATGATCAAAAAGATAGAATACGTAATCTATAACTCCATCCTTCTTCTACTCAACATTCTAAATATCATGCAACTAAAGCAAAGCATTATAATGAAGCACATAGACCAGAAAAGCAATTTAAACACATTACCAAATACCTTTTGTACACGAGCCAGGAGACGCGTAAGATTGCTTTTCAAACTCCGCACATGTTCAAGATTCTTTGTGCTAACGTTTCTGGCCAGTTCATCCAATACAGGATACGCATCTTTCTCAAGTTCAGCCACACTAGAGTCCAAATAAGTACAGACAACCTCTAATGCAATCTCCAGAACCTGGAACTCAAATGGAAGCTCACATTGGAACCCTTCAACAGCTTCCGGAACAGGTAACCACTGTCCACAAGTAGAAACTTGCATTTCATTATCTTGTGCTTCTGTAGGCCCTGCTCCATTGCTGTTAGAAACAGTTCTCTGAGGAAGTTGTTGCCTAAGCTGATCCACAAATGGAAGAACTTCCTGGCGGAGAGGATCAAGCAGCAGCACTTCTTGAGATGTAACTATGGCTTTTATAAACTCTAAATTGACAACCATGGCTTTCTCCCGAGCTGCAGAGGCTCAAGGAAGAATACATTTTTTCATCATAATCAAATACTCAAGAAAAGAGGGACAAaacaataatagtaaaaataatcggagtttatctttttcttaacAAACACAATTACGAAGAATGAATCAAAAAGTGTATTTTCACATGAAATGTTAAGACTGTAACATAGAAGCCTCCTCAATAATTTGCAATTACTACCGCACAAATCATGAGAAATAGACAAAGAAATCATCATGTCGAGTAATCAACTAGACTCTTCTTGGAAAATCTCCCCGAGAACTCAAAAGACAAAGCAAGGCAAACACTACATAAACTTCACGGTGGTAAATCGAAACACTCCCATAAAACCAAAACTGCCCCTACACAAATAACCTCAGTTTCGgcagattttcaattttttttccacttttGAATTGCAGAAAACCCATGACCTTCTTATTCTCACCGAATTCTAGCCATACAAACACAAAATGCTTCTCCAAATTTAtccccaacaaaaaaaaaatctaagtttttttttttttaccataacatatataattactCATTATATGAATCATATTAAAGATACACAGAAccagaaaacacaaaaaaaaagaagaaatcacAATACTAAAGATATCCAAATCAAACGAACataaattgacaataaaatTACCAAGAATATTAGAGGAATGAGAGAAGACAGGGCCGAGAATCCTCAGATCCCTAGCGGGGATTCCAGCTCGCTCAATGATGACGCTCTTATCACATTCCACAAGCTCCGATTTTCCAGTGAAATCAAACCTCATCCACAGCCTCGCACCTCCCGCTTTCTTCTTCCCCTTACCCGTCGCCGCCGACACAGCACCGGCGATCGCATTCTGCGCCGCCGTAGGAGCTGAGGAGGCACCCATCGACGGCGGCGCAGGTGAAGGTGGCGGTTCCAATTTCTTCTTGGACCGACGCCGTAGGCACAACCGGCGGAACGAGAGGGGCGCCTTGcccattgaaaaaaaaatcaaaataaaaaccgtaaaaaaattgtttttatttttattttttttcgaAAATTTTGTGTgtaaagggtaattttgagcttttgagttttaatcttaatttttcagAAAAGGCCGACAAATATTAACGAAGGCCTTGGTCCTCGTGGTGATGCCGGCTGCTTCGTCGTCgtcgtcttcttcttctcgtTGTTCTTCCATAGATGGGTATGCATGTGGCTGTTTCACGGTGGAGAGGTTAcagcttttaatttaataattattagagttttttgttttaaaataaaataaaataaaataaaatattagagtttttttaattaattaattattttttttaaagttcagGTGAGGATGTGAAatgtgaatacataattaccCCATAATTATATGCATACGTATCTGTATAACTAAAAAGTTGATGCTCAGCCACTTGAAATCCTGGTGGTCAGAACTCAAATTATGAAGTTGTGAGTTCTAGTCCTACAATGTATTGtgctatttaatttttttggtcaatttgagtgaagatagagttctttttttcaaaatgtgagtagagtaatttaaatattagaaGTTAAAAACATGAGGTagttatttaaaagaaatatttgatGCAAAATAGTGTATTATActatttcatattaaaatatgggatattatcatttttccacCAAAAGAATTCTGACACATCATGTCAATATCACAGTTGGATAAAACCATCAATTTACCACCAAACATTTAAACTGTTAGTATTTTTTCACCATTtcattaaaactcaattaataTGTAAcgaaaaattcataaaaggtcAAATTTACCCCTAGAGCGTAAAAGACCATGTAATTAACCCTGAGTTTATAAAATTGAGCTTTTGCTTTATCTCAACAACAAGTTGAGTTCTATGTGATTTAAGATTAAAACATTAATCAAACTACAAAATTATGtcatttaagaaattatatttaagtatttacttaattaaagtTTTAGTTAACCAACAAGTGACTTAGATTTAAGATTCTAGTTGATCTCTCATTTGAGAATGTTAATTCACTTACTTTGCATTATGtggtattttctttaaagattttgaattgtttgatgGTTGtgagagtaaaatttaaaataataaaaactaatataaTTATCATGTTAATGTAATAGTctgagttttaaaaaaatttaaaaataaatatattttttcgtGTGAAAAGGCTCGAAAAAAGGTTTATTcaactaaatattatttggtcCCTATCagtttaaaagtttaatatcTTACCTCAAAATTAACATACTTTTTATTAAGCATTAACCcctcaaaaaattaaatcctatgGCATTTCGCTCCAAAATTTCCAATTCTTAATTTGCCCTAATCAGAGGACccaatccattttttttttaattttctcctaAAGATTATTTGGATGTGAATAAAAAACTCATCCACTAAATTTGTGTGATAATTATATGGTCTTTTACGTTCCAGGGgtaaaattgactttttatgaattttccgTTACATATTAACTGAGTTTTAATGGAATGGTGGGAAAATACTAACAGTTTAAACGTTTGGTGGTAAATTGTTGGTTTTACCAAACcgtggtactgacatgatgAGTCAGAATACCTTTggtggaaaaataataatatcccttaaaatattaaaataataatttttgatcaatctaatttattttaaatagcgGTTATCATTAGATTAGAATAGAAATGgatgaaaaatattgttaaaattttgaactaaaattCAAAACCTCTTAAATCAATTATATGATGGTATAGGCTGAATCTACTTTTAAACATATGGAAGGAGATGAACTAATGCAATAAACACgaaatgacaaaaaatattGATGGTAAAAATAAGACGAAAAACTGCCGCcacttgattaaaaaataatttacaatataataagcttgttaatttaaagataacatAATGTTATTTATCAAATGAACAATTAGGTCACGAAATGGACCCATGATGTTCCCACTAAAAGATCTAGTCATTTTCAAGTATCAAATGCTCAATGCTCCGGATATGAAAAGAACCCCATTTACAATTGTAGAGTGAAACTGAGGGATAAGATTCCATTCGCCTGTGTAGGATTGATGTGATAACACCCCATTATCGTATTATGAAATTCATccaatatgataaaataaaatttatacatacCTATCTTAGGCCAATATATTCAGCCAGAatataaaagcaaaagcaagaaAATGACATCGGAATTGAAGAGATATCATGAAACATATTAAACAAACAGTATTCACAGATTCATAAGAAAACCTTTAAGAAAATTTGTTAAACGAAAGTATCTTATGGGAGAACAGCGGCTGTATTCATGATTAAATTTGAGGCTAAGCTGTACAGGCTAACGATTCAAGTGTTCGGAACAATCTATCTACGTTGCTTGAAAATCAAACCTGCAGCACGGGCTTCGGTTCTGAAGTTTCCTCAAAATCCAGAAACATGTTAAAAAGATGGGAAAAGACATTAGATGAGAACAGAATCTAAGATGCAGCGAGTGGGATAGGCTTTACTGCACTTTGAATTCGCTTAAATGCTGCTTTAACTTTTTCCTTGAGGCCTTCATTTTCGCTCTCTACATCTCCGCTTTGTTTATCAAGATGTGCCACATTCCCATCAACATTTATCACCAGCTTTCCGTTATCTCCTAATTTCACATCTCCAAAGAGTGAGACAAGCAGTGCATGAATAACCTTTTCTGCTTTCTTCCCACTTTCTTCCTCAGATTTTATGGCCTCTGATTCCACAACTACCTTAGGAACCTCCCGATTGATGTTTAGAACCAATGCTACAATAGAATCTGACACCATGTCACTTATAGGATCTGAAGTCCAATGCATCGATATATGCTTCTCTGAGTCCTGCTTCAAAGTCACTCGATCGTGCACTCGTAGAGTAGGAACCCCAGATTCCTCATCTGTCGAAGACTCCACACTCTCGTATATCTGCTCAAGCCGGTACTTTATCACACCAAAGGCCCCTGAGTACGGGATAGTAATCCTCTGGGTAATATTTGTTGTTGATAGCTGTGAGAAGATGTGAAGATCATCAGGAGCCATTATCTGGTAAGTGAAACCTGTCTTTACAAGTATGCCACTGACAGTTTCACCAACTTCCGGCATTTTCTCAGCCAGCCTTCCAATGGTTTTTGCCATTTTCTCGGAGTTAAAATACATTTCAACGGACTGACAGTTCTTTGGGgttataatttttgtattgCAGTCAGCTAATTCGGTCATTAGCTTTGTTTTGAGCCTCCCCATCTCATGAGATTCTCCATGAACAAGAATTATGTTAGGAGGCATGAGCTCTTTCAAAAATGTGCTTGTCTGAGCATAGTCTGCGTGTGCAGAGAAAGATATGTAATGGACCTGCATGTTGAGAGGAGCGGTGAGACCATTCATAAGGGTGACTTCTTTTGGTTCACTAATTATGGTTTTTGCCAATGTTCCTTCAACAAGATAACCTGGTATGACACAAGCATTTTTCTTATCAGAGCaccaaatatcaaataattgtcTAGACAAACCACTCTGTAGCCCACCCGGGCTTGCCATCACCACTGAAGGGCCAACATCACTTAAGTCATCAATGCTATTTAATGGCGAAATGTGCTTGAATTTGAAGGGATTTGAGTTTGCAAACTGGTTGCGGATTCTCTCATTCATGGAAAGGATGTATGTCTGATAAACAGCCATGCACTTTTTGGCAAGTGGAGAAGCATAATAAATTGGAATATTATGGAACTCCGGATGGTTCGACCAGTACTCATCAAGGATCAGCAGCAGCTCCTGGGCTCGGCCAAGGGCATATGCCGGAATTAGAACACGACCTCCTTGAGAaatagttgagtgaataacaTCAGTGAAGCGCCTCTCACGAATGTTCCGTGGTTGATGAAGCTGAACACCATAAGTGGATTCGATTATACAAATGTCAGGAGAGAACTGAGGAAGCTCAGCAGCACGGAGATGTCGGTCTTCTTCACGAGAATAATCTCCAGTGTAGAGTACTCGAACACCAGCAATGTCAACCATAAACATGGCAGCACCCAGGACATGGCCAGCGGTATAACACCAGAATTTAATGCCATTCACTTCCACTGTCTGATGGAAATCAAGAACCTGGATCGACAAATAAAGATCAGTAACATATAACCGATTGATGTTGAAGAATCAGCGGATGAGTTGCGGTTAGGGGTGAAATGCCACTGGCACCCAGAGCTAGCTGGTTCTCCCCAAAATGCATTAATGATCACATAAGTTAAGGAAATTGTGACTTTAAAGGTTAATTAACGGCCAAGACGACAGATGGATGGTAATGTGAGGATGATGGATGCATTGAGGTTCAACCATGGAGAACTGAAAATATGTAGGTCATAATCAGGCCCCCATATCAGAGCCCTCAAGAAGGAAGGCATCAATAGGAGCAGAAAAGCAGAGCTGGAACTTCAATCTGTGCATATTGCCATGCTACCCTCATCTCTACTAATTCTAGAGCATCAGCTTATTATACACAGATTTTATTGTAAGGTAAAGTTTcttatttatcataaattagtagaaaaattataagttgCTATACTTAAATGTTagataaataaactaaatacACACCAAGCATATACAatgtagaaaacaaaaatctatATCCTACATATGATCATTCATTATCAGACACATATAAATGAAATCTTCGTCAACCTTAATAAATACACAGGTAGAAAATCCAAAAGCAACACCATAGAGGCCAAGAGGGCCATTTCAGTATTTCTTCAACAAGGGTAGGAAACAGAAAGACAAGTAATAAGCAGCAAGAATGAAATAGTTCAATTAAAGTTcgctaaataaaaattcttatgtGTCATGCATctcataatatcaaataacagTTCGTACCAGTCTGAAATTTGAGGGGAACTTCAGATCAATCAAACGTAACTCTAATCAAATAAAAGGCACGAGTATTTCGAAAGTTAAAACAAGCAGCAGCTAAGAAAACACACCTCAATTCTATCCATGGAGCGATTAATGTCTTGTTCATCGAACAACATATCTTCAACTGAAACTTTGCTCACTTTTACATAATCAGTCAAAAGCAACTTGTAAATAGCCTTTGTAGCATGAGTCATAAATACCCTGCCACTGAATGTAgtctggaaaaaaaaattgaaacatatCAGTTTAGTCCTGAAGAAGACTTTACAAAATGGTCATGAGTTGATTCACGAAGAACACAAAAAACCTTCTCCAGAAAATAAGGTAGGGATGCAGCATGATCCAAATGAAAGCTGCAAGAGAAAAGCACCAAGTATCATGCATATATTGCACAACAATGTAAGGATTGATAGAGAAAAGGAGACAGCCAGGacaattttgattaaattctcGTAGAGCAAGATTTGAAAGACAAGTGCTTTATGAAAGCGTAGAGTCAAAAAATAGCACAAAATATCAGTTATGGCACAACATCTCATGTGCGGCCAAAATATCCAGATTTTATTCTAagataaattcaaaaaaataaattctaaaataaattcaaattcaatcccTAAGTAAATGATGACTGCACGAAgcatcattttaattattgcatCGACTATTAAACAATTAGTAAAGGCGTGCATTAGGGGAATTAAGTACATACTGCATTATAAGAAGGACATGAATGGGAAATAAGTGCTCTataaaagtgaaaagaaaaaaaattagacaaaATATCAGTTGTGTTACAACATCTCATGTGCGACACAAAAGTATCCAATCTCATGTGCGACAAAAGTATCCAATCACTCTTCTTAAACTAATTTCAAAAGTTCTAATTCAATCCCAAAGTAAATGATGACTTCCCAAAACTTCATTTTGCTCTaacagaaaaatcattaaCGGAAAAAAAAGCACATACTGTGTGATAAGAAGGACATCAATTGCTGAAGGATCAATCTCATCGAAGTAAGGCAATGCAGCCATACCCGAGTAAGCGGGATGAATTCCACAGTCAAACTATAAATACCATCCCATGCCAAAGCAAAATAGTaccttattaaaattaaatcacattTAAATGCCCAAAAATGAAACTTAAAGCTGCTTAAAAGCCGCCCCCTTACACATACCAAAATAGTTTTCCCTCTATAGGACATGTACACACAGGATCTTCCCACTTCATTGCCAGCTCCTAGTGGGATTATTGTAAGTTGGTCACCTTCTCTTGATACCGGCACGTCCCGTCTTTTTAGTGACGGCGGTTGCCCCGTTGAAGCCATGCTTTCACTTCAATAAAATCACAAGACACgagttgaatttaattacaaaacccctaaaataaaaaaaataaaaaatacacgccctttactaaattaaaattctttaaattcaaGCAGAATCAAATTTTGTTCTTAAATTGAGCAAGGTGAGAGAGAGAAGTGACTTACAGTGAAGAGAGGGTAAGCCCCTAATTCTAAAGTTCTCAGAATGAGTGGAATTTAGTGATGGGAACAACCGGGCCGAGTGACCGGGTTAAACCCGAGTCTTTGaagagtatttttttttcacacgTCACCCAAAAACCCGGACCGGATGACAAGTCGGttcaaatgaattaaaagttcaaatttaCTAATAGTCGCTCTaaacattttttgtttgtttgtttgttaagATAGATATTAGATTCATGTTTTGAGTTTTGcgttaatttatcaaattgcCATTAAGATTCatgatgaaaagaaaaatgaaaacaaaacaaaaggaaaagacaTAGAGGAACGATGATTCTTATTAATATACAATTTATTACGACTTTCATATCATTATctacataataaaaaagatgaaacacaaataaaaaggaaaaaaatgataaatcttATTAGGGAAAATATTCATGACCACTTAATgcttcatattttattaaaattacgagaaccttttttttttctttttttagcaAACAATTCacttgaattttataaagtgCATCACTTTTTCACCAGAATATGGCTGATGTCgaaagggtaaaattgtcatttgaAGTTAAAATTGTTGGTGGTGGTGCCGCTGAAGGCAAAATTGTATGCAGATGAACAATTTGCTCcttcaaaaaatgaatttcagcTCTACAATCTCTTTCATCCTCAATCCCCAAAACCCTCTACAAAGAATGACCTCAACTCTACATGATTTGGCACCTTCCCATTCTCAAACACGtcaagaaatgaaaacaacTGAAGCCTCAGCCGTTTTCATCCGCATACAAATTAGCCTTCAGCAGCAGCACCGGCAATTTTAGCCTTATCATTCATATTCTAACAAGTATTATTAGAGAAGTGTCGCACTTTGTAAACTTGAGGTGgattgttgtttaaaaaaggaaaatatgtttatatgattttgataaaGCGTGAAGTATTTGGAGGTCAATGGCTATTTTCTCATCTTATGGGTCACGTTATCATGCTGCgttaaaaatttcaacattaatAATGAGATGATTTTGGATCATTAGATAGAATTTTACGATctataataatcaaataagataaattaaaaaaaaatcaagtttaTTGTTTAGATAGTTCTTTGTTGGTTAAAATTGGGTGAAGATTATagcaaattaaataagatatagAGATATTGACAActtataaagaagaaaaaactaattcaaacacaacaattaacaattatttaatgcATTATTCATACAAAATCTGATTAATTTTTTCCACTatgtaaaggaaaaaaatatcgAAATAGCCATCATCATGTATGTGCTTGACTTAATTACTTTATAAACATACAGTATAAGAGTCTAGGGTGGTG contains:
- the LOC102631022 gene encoding cleavage and polyadenylation specificity factor subunit 3-I-like isoform X2; translation: MKWEDPVCTCPIEGKLFCFHLDHAASLPYFLEKTTFSGRVFMTHATKAIYKLLLTDYVKVSKVSVEDMLFDEQDINRSMDRIEVLDFHQTVEVNGIKFWCYTAGHVLGAAMFMVDIAGVRVLYTGDYSREEDRHLRAAELPQFSPDICIIESTYGVQLHQPRNIRERRFTDVIHSTISQGGRVLIPAYALGRAQELLLILDEYWSNHPEFHNIPIYYASPLAKKCMAVYQTYILSMNERIRNQFANSNPFKFKHISPLNSIDDLSDVGPSVVMASPGGLQSGLSRQLFDIWCSDKKNACVIPGYLVEGTLAKTIISEPKEVTLMNGLTAPLNMQVHYISFSAHADYAQTSTFLKELMPPNIILVHGESHEMGRLKTKLMTELADCNTKIITPKNCQSVEMYFNSEKMAKTIGRLAEKMPEVGETVSGILVKTGFTYQIMAPDDLHIFSQLSTTNITQRITIPYSGAFGVIKYRLEQIYESVESSTDEESGVPTLRVHDRVTLKQDSEKHISMHWTSDPISDMVSDSIVALVLNINREVPKVVVESEAIKSEEESGKKAEKVIHALLVSLFGDVKLGDNGKLVINVDGNVAHLDKQSGDVESENEGLKEKVKAAFKRIQSAVKPIPLAAS
- the LOC102631022 gene encoding cleavage and polyadenylation specificity factor subunit 3-I-like isoform X1 gives rise to the protein MASTGQPPSLKRRDVPVSREGDQLTIIPLGAGNEVGRSCVYMSYRGKTILFDCGIHPAYSGMAALPYFDEIDPSAIDVLLITHFHLDHAASLPYFLEKTTFSGRVFMTHATKAIYKLLLTDYVKVSKVSVEDMLFDEQDINRSMDRIEVLDFHQTVEVNGIKFWCYTAGHVLGAAMFMVDIAGVRVLYTGDYSREEDRHLRAAELPQFSPDICIIESTYGVQLHQPRNIRERRFTDVIHSTISQGGRVLIPAYALGRAQELLLILDEYWSNHPEFHNIPIYYASPLAKKCMAVYQTYILSMNERIRNQFANSNPFKFKHISPLNSIDDLSDVGPSVVMASPGGLQSGLSRQLFDIWCSDKKNACVIPGYLVEGTLAKTIISEPKEVTLMNGLTAPLNMQVHYISFSAHADYAQTSTFLKELMPPNIILVHGESHEMGRLKTKLMTELADCNTKIITPKNCQSVEMYFNSEKMAKTIGRLAEKMPEVGETVSGILVKTGFTYQIMAPDDLHIFSQLSTTNITQRITIPYSGAFGVIKYRLEQIYESVESSTDEESGVPTLRVHDRVTLKQDSEKHISMHWTSDPISDMVSDSIVALVLNINREVPKVVVESEAIKSEEESGKKAEKVIHALLVSLFGDVKLGDNGKLVINVDGNVAHLDKQSGDVESENEGLKEKVKAAFKRIQSAVKPIPLAAS
- the LOC102630717 gene encoding magnesium transporter MRS2-4, with the protein product MGKAPLSFRRLCLRRRSKKKLEPPPSPAPPSMGASSAPTAAQNAIAGAVSAATGKGKKKAGGARLWMRFDFTGKSELVECDKSVIIERAGIPARDLRILGPVFSHSSNILAREKAMVVNLEFIKAIVTSQEVLLLDPLRQEVLPFVDQLRQQLPQRTVSNSNGAGPTEAQDNEMQVSTCGQWLPVPEAVEGFQCELPFEFQVLEIALEVVCTYLDSSVAELEKDAYPVLDELARNVSTKNLEHVRSLKSNLTRLLARVQKVRDEIEHLLDDNEDMAHLYLTRRRIQNQQAEALPGPAASNSIVPKASHLRRLSSNRSGSLVSSNLMDDNDVEDLEMLLEAYFMQLDGTRNKILSVREYIDDTEDYVNIQLDNQRNELIQLQLILTIASFAIAANTLIAGIFGMNIPCQLYETDGIFEIFVGSTTTACVLLFLLVLGYARWKKLLGT